In one window of Rhodococcus opacus B4 DNA:
- a CDS encoding type IV secretory system conjugative DNA transfer family protein: MSDRGVKDPVNSAREMYLIAAVVAVVGVVGGGVMLALRLGTDQEVPANPAVVLIDLVKGHLQWSTTATVLITVYAVLVLAAAFVILVLVARSRGKRTRVDNKAKHMGRLRDVGSLTEKLCRKESDRLGVVLEEGAAPGVPIGKHLLSGQNLYAKYEDMHVDIWGPRSGKSSSRVIPAILEAPGAVLTTSNKRDVVDATRDPREAKGGKVWIFDPQKVADGENTWWWDPLSWVTDEVRAADLAAHFAAGDDGLDAKKDSFFDPEGQDLLTALFLAAAAEQKPITQVYTWVTDETNVEPVNILRKHGYDLHASGLSGQYNAPAKQRGGVFGTARKMIRCLKMQSIRPWVSTDGQRSWVPHFDPREFVRSNDTIYLLSREGNGSAGPLVTALTVAICEAAEELATRSKGGRLPVPLLAALDEAANVVRWTQLPKLFSHYGSRGIVIMAILQSYAQGTEVWGNKGMGMLHSAANVKVYGGGCEVAVDDNYLRSLSTAIGEHWEYSGSVSSGRGGRSTSRQRTKITTFTESELEELPRGRAIVRSSGNRATLVKTVPWWEGPYADQVRASIERHDPEADKTLAEAVTLTDDAEPKEVQPV, translated from the coding sequence ATGAGTGACCGTGGAGTCAAGGATCCAGTCAATTCGGCACGCGAGATGTATCTGATCGCGGCAGTGGTGGCCGTCGTCGGGGTGGTGGGCGGCGGGGTGATGCTGGCGCTGCGCCTGGGCACCGATCAGGAGGTGCCGGCGAACCCGGCCGTGGTCCTGATCGACCTGGTGAAGGGCCATCTTCAATGGTCGACCACCGCAACCGTGCTCATCACGGTGTACGCAGTGCTGGTGCTGGCGGCAGCGTTCGTGATTTTGGTGCTGGTGGCTCGCAGCCGCGGCAAGCGCACCCGCGTCGACAACAAGGCCAAGCACATGGGCCGGTTGCGGGACGTGGGATCGCTGACCGAGAAGCTGTGCCGTAAGGAGTCGGACCGGTTGGGCGTCGTCCTCGAAGAGGGTGCGGCGCCGGGGGTCCCGATCGGAAAGCACCTGTTGTCGGGGCAGAACCTGTACGCGAAGTACGAGGACATGCACGTCGACATCTGGGGTCCGCGTTCGGGAAAGAGCAGCTCCCGGGTGATTCCGGCGATCCTCGAAGCGCCCGGCGCGGTGCTGACCACCTCGAACAAGCGGGACGTGGTCGATGCCACCCGCGACCCGCGTGAAGCCAAGGGCGGGAAGGTGTGGATCTTCGACCCGCAGAAAGTCGCTGACGGGGAGAACACCTGGTGGTGGGATCCGCTGTCGTGGGTGACCGACGAGGTCCGGGCCGCGGACCTGGCCGCGCATTTCGCTGCCGGCGACGACGGCCTGGACGCGAAGAAGGATTCCTTCTTCGACCCGGAGGGCCAGGACCTGCTCACCGCCCTGTTCCTGGCGGCCGCGGCCGAGCAGAAGCCGATCACCCAGGTGTACACGTGGGTCACCGACGAGACCAACGTCGAACCGGTCAACATTCTCCGCAAACACGGCTACGACCTGCACGCATCCGGTCTCAGTGGCCAGTACAACGCTCCGGCGAAACAGCGCGGCGGTGTCTTCGGCACGGCCCGGAAGATGATCCGCTGCTTGAAGATGCAGTCCATCCGGCCGTGGGTGTCGACCGACGGCCAGCGAAGCTGGGTACCGCATTTCGATCCGCGGGAGTTCGTCCGCTCGAACGACACCATCTACCTGCTCTCTCGTGAGGGCAACGGGTCCGCCGGACCGCTGGTGACGGCGCTGACCGTCGCGATCTGTGAGGCCGCCGAGGAACTGGCGACCCGGTCGAAAGGTGGGCGTCTACCGGTGCCGCTGCTCGCCGCCTTGGACGAAGCCGCCAACGTGGTCCGCTGGACCCAGCTCCCAAAGCTGTTCAGCCACTACGGATCTCGTGGAATCGTGATCATGGCCATCCTGCAGAGCTACGCCCAGGGCACCGAAGTGTGGGGCAACAAGGGCATGGGAATGCTGCACTCGGCCGCCAACGTGAAGGTCTACGGCGGCGGCTGCGAAGTTGCCGTCGACGACAACTACCTCCGATCGCTGTCCACCGCGATCGGGGAGCACTGGGAATACAGCGGATCGGTCTCCTCCGGTCGCGGAGGCCGCTCCACCTCACGCCAGCGCACGAAGATCACCACCTTCACCGAGTCCGAACTCGAAGAACTGCCCCGCGGCCGCGCGATCGTCCGCTCGTCCGGAAACCGGGCCACCCTCGTCAAGACCGTGCCCTGGTGGGAAGGCCCCTACGCCGACCAGGTGCGGGCATCGATCGAACGCCACGATCCCGAAGCGGACAAGACCCTCGCCGAAGCGGTGACCCTCACCGACGACGCCGAACCGAAAGAGGTACAGCCGGTATGA
- a CDS encoding DUF4913 domain-containing protein — MTSLDEFDLPEPPDEDPAPPEDSWAPPLEGLVPAPAPAATPADGNGAGDALALSDELSARIGKVTGTLLSTQIKAIAETQLAELLTPEIYQRIEELSRRRLAAELETQLVAAAHAADAAENPPTTVFGSTEEFVRVRLAPGYRRDVIDNREIRWCPQWWRHEEAISRLEALWRTWEHFRLDATTGMSVWWRDHADHHMSVLMSSEGPFSKCSVQHGHHTPDNAIAPLPTDPAPAGMFPDTREL; from the coding sequence ATGACCAGCCTTGACGAGTTCGACCTGCCCGAACCGCCCGACGAGGACCCCGCCCCACCCGAGGATTCCTGGGCGCCGCCGCTCGAGGGTCTCGTGCCCGCACCCGCACCGGCGGCTACCCCGGCCGACGGGAACGGTGCAGGCGACGCCCTCGCGCTGTCCGACGAGCTGAGCGCCCGGATTGGAAAGGTCACCGGGACGCTGCTGAGCACGCAGATCAAGGCGATCGCCGAAACCCAGCTCGCCGAGCTACTCACCCCGGAGATCTATCAGCGGATCGAAGAGCTCTCCCGGCGTCGACTCGCCGCCGAGCTGGAGACGCAGCTGGTCGCGGCCGCCCACGCAGCGGACGCGGCGGAGAATCCGCCGACCACCGTGTTCGGGTCGACCGAAGAGTTCGTTCGGGTGCGCCTGGCCCCGGGCTACCGCCGCGACGTCATCGACAACCGGGAAATCCGCTGGTGCCCTCAATGGTGGCGGCACGAAGAAGCGATCTCCCGCCTCGAAGCGCTGTGGCGCACCTGGGAACACTTCCGCCTCGACGCCACCACCGGAATGAGCGTGTGGTGGCGCGACCACGCCGACCACCACATGTCGGTGCTGATGTCCTCGGAGGGCCCGTTCAGCAAATGCAGCGTCCAACACGGCCACCACACGCCGGACAACGCCATCGCACCGCTGCCGACCGATCCGGCACCCGCCGGGATGTTCCCCGACACCCGCGAGCTCTGA